From Acidobacteriota bacterium:
GAGATTGAGCTTGTTGAAGCCGGCATCGTGCGGCCAGAACGAGCCGTGGAAGTGCAGCGTCTGGAAGCGCGGCCACTCGAGCGCGGCGTGCGGGTTGGGATACCAGCGGTCCCGGAACTCCACCAGGTTGAGGAACGCCTGGAGGATGGTCTGATCCTGGTTGTCGCCGCCCGGCGTGCCCAGCGCCATCAGCGGCTGCCCATCCTTGAAGACGAGGCTCGGCGTGAGCGTGTAGCGCGGTCTGGCGCGCGGCCGGATCTGGTTCGCGCGTGTCGTGTCGAGCCAGAACTGCTCGCCGCGCACGCTCATGCCGATGCCGGTGTCGCCGAGAATCACGGCGCCCGGGATCCAGCCGCCGCTCGGCGTCGCGTCGAAGACGTTGCCGGCGGCATCGATGATGGCCATGTGCGTGGTGTCCTTGGACACGCCGGCCGAGTCGAGCCCGCGCGACAGGGCATCGCGATCGTCAGCTTCCATCATCGCGATCGACGACACGTCTCCGGCTGGCGCGACGACGCGCGACGCCGTCCCGTCGGCGATGTCGTACTTCGCGTAGGGCCATGTCTTCACGCGGGTGTCGTGCTTCAGCGGATCGCCGGCGATGAACGCCTTCGACGCGCGGCGCGGATCGATGAGCGACGCGCGCTCCCTGGCATACGCCTTCGAGAGCAGGCCCTCGGCGGGCACCTGCACGAACGCCGTGTCCGCGTAGTAGGTGTCGCGATCGGCGTAGGCCAGCTTCATCGCTTCCGTCACGGTGTGCACGTAGTCGGCACTGTCGTGGCCCATCGCCGCGAGATCGAAGGTCTCGAGGATGTTGAGCGTCTGGAGCAGCACGGGCCCCTGGCTCGAGAAGCCGTGCTTGTAGACGGTGTACCCGCGGTACGTCGTCGACGCGGGCGCTTCGATGCGCGCGAAGTACTCCGCGAAGTCGCTGATGTCGAACGGCGCCTCGTGCTTCCGGAGGAACGCCACCATCTCCTTCGCGATGTCGCCCTTGTAGAAGCGATCGCGCGCGGCGACGATCGCCGCGGCGCGGCC
This genomic window contains:
- a CDS encoding gamma-glutamyltransferase family protein; translation: MSLRTSEWCWSAIVMLLAMTGVVATQQRTQAPGSATRTAALPSPLRPLVAGPNGGVSTGHPLVTAAAFEILLKGGNAFDAGVAALLVGGVVEQDLYSLGGEALVLVYPVAEKKVTSVVGQGWAPKAVDVDWYLSRGKTLQGAGLDPAVVPGALHAALTVLEKWGTMPFETVAARAIAYARNGFPLRQSTADGVVRQLAFIEQWPDNKRYWLKADGTPHKAGDTIALPTLARTLERMVEAEREAKRRGRAAAIVAARDRFYKGDIAKEMVAFLRKHEAPFDISDFAEYFARIEAPASTTYRGYTVYKHGFSSQGPVLLQTLNILETFDLAAMGHDSADYVHTVTEAMKLAYADRDTYYADTAFVQVPAEGLLSKAYARERASLIDPRRASKAFIAGDPLKHDTRVKTWPYAKYDIADGTASRVVAPAGDVSSIAMMEADDRDALSRGLDSAGVSKDTTHMAIIDAAGNVFDATPSGGWIPGAVILGDTGIGMSVRGEQFWLDTTRANQIRPRARPRYTLTPSLVFKDGQPLMALGTPGGDNQDQTILQAFLNLVEFRDRWYPNPHAALEWPRFQTLHFHGSFWPHDAGFNKLNLESAIPDEVFDELKARGHDVSRLRIFGMSGCATTVIVDPETKSRLAAGDPRRDCYAIAY